The following proteins are co-located in the Chryseobacterium sp. LJ668 genome:
- a CDS encoding SPOR domain-containing protein — MRNFIKIFSMLSFFGFYTVDAQQVVKRDTLSGTELVMTMDSRVNDAMSSLEEKCSRVAVNNSVIDYEAPVRPTKIFVPNRELTNAEVCRKNPRILGYKIQITTVKTNDEANEVKAYFRKRFPNLKVETDASLRPNYKILAGSYFTKQSAASDLSRVREYFKSAIAVQYRIFCAEAK; from the coding sequence ATGAGAAATTTCATTAAAATATTTTCAATGCTTTCTTTCTTTGGTTTTTATACCGTTGATGCCCAACAGGTTGTAAAGAGAGATACTTTATCCGGAACAGAGCTGGTGATGACAATGGATTCGCGTGTGAATGATGCAATGAGCAGTTTGGAAGAGAAATGTTCAAGAGTTGCTGTTAACAATTCAGTGATAGATTATGAGGCTCCGGTAAGACCGACAAAGATTTTTGTTCCCAACAGAGAACTTACCAATGCAGAAGTATGCAGAAAAAATCCGAGAATTTTAGGATATAAGATCCAGATTACAACGGTTAAAACTAATGATGAGGCGAATGAGGTGAAGGCATATTTCAGGAAGAGATTTCCTAACCTGAAAGTAGAAACCGATGCATCATTAAGACCTAATTATAAAATTCTGGCGGGAAGCTATTTCACAAAACAAAGCGCTGCTTCAGATCTTTCAAGAGTGAGAGAGTATTTTAAATCTGCAATTGCGGTGCAGTATAGAATTTTCTGCGCTGAAGCAAAGTAA
- a CDS encoding c-type cytochrome: MISWRKHYKKGLIAIGLLLSTSASIYGQDGDPKNGEKLFKANCTACHALDKQVVGPALKGVVERLKSEQGLDKEWLHKWIKNNKELRASGDKYANEVFEKYNKTEMQVFPNLADKDIDDILAFTTNPPAPEPAADAAKPATDATTADPADKTTTNIVIISLLAIAALLVWILVKLRQLVKLGQSEDLAGLNESRVRSFSEIYEKYHYIGKGLIAILAILATYGVWNWIMWIGVYKGYKPDQPIYFSHKIHAGENKIDCQLCHSSAKYGKVSEIPSMNVCMNCHRTISEYNGKYLEPGKDKAFYDGEIKKIYEHTGWDAEKQQYTGKNTSPVEWTRIHNMPDFVYFNHSQHVVAGEQAIINSFNKKNPDNKIDVVCKACHGKIDTMNVVQMANDFTMGWCIECHRTTEVDMNNGYNKEYFKNLHEKLKKQYPKDGGKITVDAIGGLECGKCHY, translated from the coding sequence ATGATTAGTTGGAGAAAGCATTATAAAAAAGGGCTGATTGCAATAGGTTTATTGTTGTCAACAAGTGCTTCAATTTACGGGCAAGACGGCGATCCTAAAAATGGCGAAAAACTTTTTAAGGCAAATTGTACAGCATGTCACGCTTTAGACAAACAAGTTGTAGGACCGGCACTGAAGGGTGTGGTAGAAAGACTGAAGTCTGAGCAGGGACTGGATAAAGAGTGGCTTCACAAGTGGATTAAAAACAACAAAGAACTCAGAGCTTCTGGTGACAAGTATGCTAATGAAGTTTTCGAAAAGTACAACAAGACTGAAATGCAGGTCTTTCCTAATCTTGCAGATAAGGATATTGACGACATCTTGGCATTCACAACCAATCCACCTGCACCGGAACCCGCTGCTGACGCTGCCAAACCGGCAACTGATGCTACAACCGCTGATCCTGCAGACAAAACAACAACTAACATCGTAATCATTTCGCTTTTAGCAATTGCTGCTTTATTGGTTTGGATCTTGGTAAAACTGAGACAACTGGTAAAATTAGGCCAGTCTGAAGATTTAGCAGGACTTAACGAAAGCAGGGTAAGATCTTTCAGTGAAATCTATGAAAAATACCACTACATCGGTAAAGGTCTTATAGCTATTTTGGCTATTCTTGCGACTTATGGAGTGTGGAACTGGATCATGTGGATTGGTGTTTACAAAGGTTATAAGCCTGATCAACCCATATATTTCTCTCATAAAATTCACGCTGGAGAAAATAAAATCGACTGTCAATTGTGTCACTCAAGTGCTAAATACGGTAAAGTTTCCGAAATTCCTTCTATGAATGTTTGTATGAACTGTCACAGAACAATTTCTGAGTACAACGGTAAATATCTTGAGCCAGGAAAAGACAAAGCATTCTATGACGGGGAAATCAAAAAGATTTACGAACATACCGGCTGGGATGCAGAGAAACAGCAATACACCGGTAAAAATACTTCCCCAGTAGAATGGACGAGAATTCACAATATGCCGGATTTCGTTTACTTCAACCACTCTCAACACGTTGTAGCAGGGGAACAAGCGATCATCAATTCATTTAACAAGAAAAATCCTGACAACAAGATTGATGTTGTATGTAAAGCATGTCACGGAAAAATTGATACAATGAATGTGGTACAAATGGCCAATGACTTTACGATGGGATGGTGTATCGAATGTCACAGAACGACTGAAGTTGATATGAACAACGGTTATAATAAAGAATACTTCAAAAATCTACACGAAAAGCTTAAAAAGCAATATCCTAAAGATGGCGGTAAGATTACTGTAGATGCAATTGGAGGTCTTGAGTGTGGTAAATGTCATTATTAA